TTCTTTAGCAAATAGGAAACTCCAGCttggaagaaaacaaagaagacCCTCAGAATAAATTTGTCATGATATTCTTGTATCTAGATAGTTGAGCCTTGAATACTTACCATGTACCTGGATGTGTCTTTTGCGCTTTTTCATGAAGTTTTTACTACTTACCAAAATAAGAGAGATTGCTGAAAAGATCTTCTAGACACTTGGAGCATTACCTTTGATTCATATCTCATCTGGGAGACGCATATCTTTAAATCTAGTTATCATGCATAAGCAGCATTGCTCCTCAATGCCAATTTTACACAACAcctaataaagaaaagaaagttgcGGAAATTGATCCTTTATCACTCTATATATTAACAATACCTAGAATTTTTTCTGTAGATCCAAATATATATCCACCTGCTAAGGTTTTGCTTGTACATACCAAGAAAGGACATATTTTGTATGCATGagtattttttcatcattcggCAGATCAgcaagataaaatgaaaaaaccGAAGACCCATCCTATAACAATGGGTTTTCAATAAAACAGTGAACCAAGATGATCAGGAGATTTGACAAAACTACATATTACATAAAAGCATGAATACAGACTGATATAAGTAGTTGAGAAAACTTATGCCACATTTGAGGATAGGTATCTTACTTTACGGCTTGTTCAGAAAAATGTTTCCCTGGCTGCCTCTGCCGAAGTGTGTGCAAGTCACCTCCAGGGCAGAACTCCATCACCAAACATGAAAACTTTTCTGTCTCGAAATGGGTATACAAGGTTGGGAGAAAAGGGTGGTCTAAAGACTGCAGTATTTCTCTTTCTGTCTGAGCTCGAAGCAGTTTTTTCCGGCTTGCTAAAGATGCTTTGTCCATAATCTTCAAGGCAAAATAACATTTAGTTCCAGTCAACTCTGAAAGATACACGCTTCCAATATCCCCACAACCCAACTTCTTAAGATGTCTAAAATGGCTCATACCCAATACACCAACTTTTGCTCGGACAGCTTGTATGGCTTCCCATCTTATGTCATTTGCTTTGTGAGGTTTGTTGATACTGCTACTTAAGCTGCTACAAGTGCTTTCATCACTTACATCACTGCTTGTGCTACCTCTGCAGATACTGCTCTTCCCGCTGTCAACAAAATCAGGTCGATCACCAATCTTGGCACTCCCACTAGTCTTGGTAACACTGCTGGTTCCATCACCGACTTTAGCTGAAGCTGGGCTAATTCCATGGTcagaagttttcttttcttgatcaGCCCCACCTTCAGGTGAACCATTAGTCTCATTCACGACAGGACTTACACAAGCTGGCACTTGGTTTAGCTCACCCAATGATAGActtgaattaaattttacaGCTAAAGAACTGTTGGATGCCTTTTGATGAGAACTTGGCGATCTTTTATCCTCTTTGTTTTCTACAGAGACCTGGTTTGGTGTGATGTGTTGCACAGTGTTGGGAAATTTTCTTGGTGTAACTGGCTCCGATTTGCTGGTCTTTGTGATCTGTAAAGGTGAAGGCCTGCAGATATTGCCTTCAGTTGTGTGACTACCGATTAGTTTCCTCTGCTTTTCCGAAGAAGTTTTGGCACCAGACCTTGAGGCCATGGACAGAATGCAGACTTCTGAAATAGATCAAATTAGACAAACCCATCACTCAACCCCCAATCTCGCCACATGACTCCCACCATTGATAGTCCCAACTATTTCCATCTCCAAGTCCATCAATAGCAGTGTAAAATCTACAAGAAATCAACCACAAATCACAACACAGTAACATATATAATGTGCTTGAACCGAagttttcaaattcaaactgcAACCTAGGTCACACAAATTAAAAGACGCCTAGAGCAAAACGAGGAACATATCAGAGAATTTACCACCGTACAACTAAGATAATATGCTTGAATGGGGGGTTACCGAATTCAGACTATAAACTAGGCCACACAAATTGGAGGACATTATTTAATCAAAACGAGGAACATATTACTATATTAGAGTTTAAGAGTTCTTAGTTGCCGCTATAGCTATGCCATCTATCGCTGTATTGGATCAGAAACCCAGATTAATGCAGTATCCTTTACTTGACCAAAGAAATACCCACATAgaagtgaaaaaaaagaaatatatgctCTAGTAGCTAGGAGTTAACAATTAACAAAACAAAAGGTTATATAGCACCAAAACAAAATTGCATGCACGCCCAAATCAAAGCTCAAACAGTATCAAAAGATCAACCAAAAGGTtggtggaattttttttttttttttaaaaaaaaaacaagaacagAGACATCTACCTCAAAATGCCAACCCTTTTTTCCACGAAAAATTAGGCTTTCAAGTGAAAATGTAATAGATCAATAAGCATAGAAAGGTGAGAGAAATTCAACGGATTCACCCATAAAATGTAGATTCTTCATAGCTCTGGATATGCAACAAAGACCAAAAGAGCAAAAGATAAGAGCAAAGTAAAGAGGAATGATACAGATCTCCAAAAACAAAGACCCACCTCTTTGGATCCAAGAACCCCACAAAGACACCATAtgctaaaaaaacaaaatagagagCAAAGGGAAGCGAGAGAAAAAGCCCACTTAAGCAAATCAGAGTACCCAGTTGAAAagcaaagagaaaaaaggaagcCCAAGAGGGTACCGGTTATAGAGTCTCAAAGATCAGAACTTTGCGGGAGGGGGGTCTTTGCTTTAGCAGAGTAGGAAAAGAGCATTCACTCACAACCGTAGAGAGAGATAAAAGGGATGAATTTGTGAGAGCTCCTTCTCCTCAAACCTGTGGAGAGAGAaggagacagagacagagagaggaaatgaagaaagagaaaaagaaaagctttAGAAAGAGTTGGGTGTCTCTGTGGGCTACCATTCATGTAAAGAGAGAGGGAAGGGTCAAAGTTAAAGTGAaggcttttgttttgttttgcgtgtgtatgtatatttttattttttattttttgatccaaTCATTTCAATGTATTTTATTTCCAAAACGTAAGGGTCTGAAAGGCTGAAACCTGAATCAACGCacacaacaacaataataataaataataataataatactaataataaataataataataataataataatgaaaataaaaataaaagaagaagggTCTGAATCAACATATGGGCCTCCCACGGCTCCAACCTGTCCCCTCATGTTTTGTGCCTTTTGAGTATCCCATTTAGGGCTTCAACTTTTTCAGAATAACCATTATGCTCCCAATGCAACatcttccttttgttttttgtttgttttttttcccctcctTGTGAGGGTCATCGCCTAATGCCATTCATTGAGTTGTCCACAAATAGCCCGCTTTTGCCTTTTTTGGTTATTGATAATCAAGTTATGAGCGAATGGTCCACGATAGTGTTAAGTTGATAAGGGACTAAACAGGATGGATGGCCAGGATGGGTTATTGAAAAGCCAAAGAAGTGGCCATGGAGGAGAGAGGTGGGGGTAGCTTATTATTGGGTTAGGGTTTGGGCGCAATGATGGGCAGAAATTATGCTTACTtgccattttatatttttctttattaataaaaagaacCAAGTCCCTAATTGCTTATCCAAGCAGCAAAGAAACAAACAGATCCCAAATGCCACCTAGTGCCAAAAATATCAACACCATCCCAAAAGCACATTTAAGTTCTTGACTAACATGTGTTTAATCGaaagtaattaatttattttaagcaGCTtagaaaaacaaaggaaaaaagaaagtagaataaacatgaaaataagattaAGACTGAGGAATGAGAGAGATGTTAGTCATAATGTAGTCCAGATTTACAACAACCATTTTTGGCACAGTTATTCCTTCATGGGACGATGTGACCACCCAGAGCAGGAATCAATGGAGAATAAATGTGTGCAATATCTCCCTTCAGAGGTTACTTGTAGAAGCATGAAGACATATAGCAGAATTTAAGAGGAAGTGCACGACTTATGTCACATAGTCCCCACAAAATGCAACATTAATTTCAACAGTATCTAGATGAGGTGGAATGAATTATAGCCACTCGTGCCCTGCAACAGAGTTTTATGTCTGCAGTAATGTTTGCAGAAAGAAACCCAACAGCACAATCTTCCCAAATTAATTTGATTCTTTACCTCTTAGGCAAGCATGGACAGCTCAGTTATTGCTATAATTCTCCATTTCCCGCAACCTTAAATGGAAGATCTGAGTATTTTTGCTGACaatcacaaaaaattatatttgcgcTCTATGGTGGGAAACAAAATTGCTTGCTTACCTGGACAAGAAAAAGGCAGAGACATTTTTTCAGATATTTCGTAGTGATAATATCTGCTGGCAATTCTAAATTAAGAACTACCAATCAAGTATGTTGAAAAACGCATGGCGACAACATCTTGGCACATTAATCATAAATAGCATGCAAATCTTAGGCTGCAATTTTCCGGAAGACCTGAATCTGAAAATGCCATCGCTAATCTCCATTGCCATTGGTATTTTcccattccatttttttttttaaacaaaaaatcgGAGGAGTTGATGGTAGTTGATAGATGGGATTAAGAGTAACTTTTGCATAAGCATTAGCAAAAGTTCCGGAACTTGGGCTGAAACTTGGTTTCATTAAGATAAATCACATTGAAAACAGTGACCGAGTTGATTTAGATAATGCTTGTTCATGAACTTGGTGTgagcaaaattaaaatatttagttCCTCGATTGACCCATTTGACCTGAGTAATGGAACGGCAGAACGCAAACCACCACACCACTTCGGCCCTTTCAGCTTTGTTTAAGAGCAAATAAACCATCAAAGGATAAAGTGATTGGGCAGCTAGCTTAAACCTGGCACACTTTAGACCTTGGTTGCAAATTGGCCATTCAAGCTCTAAAGTTTTGATGGGATTTTATGGTAAAATTGGTAGCTTTTATGTGATACATGATGCCTTTATGACTCAAATTATAACATCAATATCCATGGATACAGGTACTGTAAAAAAGCTACTTGAAGACTCTAGttcttctaattttattttgggaaAGAAAGAGGCggcttataaatttattttatggtacaagataaaaacaaaacaagagccTACTTATGATTTGTTTGCTTAATAGGGCTGGGGAGCTGCCAGAGAAACAGGATTCCTTTATTCCTAATGGCCAGGTTTAGCCCCTTGGTCGTATGCAAGACAGACATTAATGTCCACATGAGATCCAGTTGACAAAACCCATCTCAGATTTGATACATGAATCTGTGCAATGacgaaaaaatattaaaaaaaaaagaaaaaagaaaaaagagaaataattcttttatcaaTCAAGAATTATATATGCACGTTAGGGAATCTTTTTCATCAAGCACTATACGCCTGTAATGTTTTTGTTTAAGACTGATCATTACAGTGTCCTGCAAACCATtccaatatatatttcttttttattctcgAGCAGCTGAAACTCTCCAGGTCGGACTCAGTGCAACAGTGGTCCAAGGTGCCTAAATCTTTGCATAGTTTTAGATATTTTCCTAATATATTTGTAAGTAGGAAGATGCCACACAAGATAGATCCAAATATAGCATATCCACGTCGACATTTAATAACTATTCCAGTGGATCACAGGCTTCGGTGACTTTTCTAGACATTAGGAAAGAAACTCCAAAAGATGTGTTATTACTCTCTGTAAGGGGTGGACTTCATAGGTCATTTCTAAAACAAGGAAATGATTACCTCCCAATAGGTCTAGATAGAGCGGATTTGGACGAACTTTGGTGAATAAAACAACAGCTACAAACCAAGTAAATCAGAATTGGTGCATATTCTGAAATCGGGAAGCCCATTACCACACCTGAAATTGTGTGTTCGTTACAGTAACAGGATATTTCTATCAAACATTCAAGTAAATCAGCACCTCTCAAAGTGGATTAAATGATAAGAACATTTGCCTCTTATATTATGATGTGAGTATATCAAACATCCTTAATCACATAAATAATTTACTTGACCATCTGTGCCCTTTCTACCCCATTCTGCATTAATTATCCCGAGAACAAAGCATCAAGAGAGCTCAGAAATCACACGTTCACACTTGCTTTCCAAAATCTTCACAGCTTCGGTAAATAGTACCTCAGGAGGTAATGCTCCAGTTGATTCAATCGTGACTGTAGAGTAAAAGCAAACACAAAATTTAGAACTGATCTCAAAATAAGGGCATAATAACATGTTGGAATAAATTTCAACACAAAACTGAAACTGCAAAGGGGTTAGAAGTCGAAGGTGAGGAATCCTCACAGTTTCAGTGACTCCATGATTACTGTTGTCATCGTTTTCTGTTTCAATATCAGCTGTAACTCACATATTTATCACTTTCCTTCTATGTTCTTTATATAATTACAGCCACCATGGACCAAATAGGTTTACTATTAAATGTCCTGAGAAATGCTATATTTAGCTTTTGTCATTAGTGCCTTGCAATTGTGTCCCCCTACCCCCCACCGCCCAAGGAAAACTGATCCACCCCTTTAGCCCATAGATATGGGGCCCAAGATTCCGATTAACCCGAAGGTCAAACGCAAAACT
This Carya illinoinensis cultivar Pawnee chromosome 11, C.illinoinensisPawnee_v1, whole genome shotgun sequence DNA region includes the following protein-coding sequences:
- the LOC122281407 gene encoding serine/threonine-protein kinase D6PK, translated to MASRSGAKTSSEKQRKLIGSHTTEGNICRPSPLQITKTSKSEPVTPRKFPNTVQHITPNQVSVENKEDKRSPSSHQKASNSSLAVKFNSSLSLGELNQVPACVSPVVNETNGSPEGGADQEKKTSDHGISPASAKVGDGTSSVTKTSGSAKIGDRPDFVDSGKSSICRGSTSSDVSDESTCSSLSSSINKPHKANDIRWEAIQAVRAKVGVLGMSHFRHLKKLGCGDIGSVYLSELTGTKCYFALKIMDKASLASRKKLLRAQTEREILQSLDHPFLPTLYTHFETEKFSCLVMEFCPGGDLHTLRQRQPGKHFSEQAVKFYVAEVLLALEYLHMLGIVYRDLKPENVLVREDGHIMLSDFDLSLRCAYNPTLVKSSAPESELLRKNPVYCVQPACIEPSCIQPSCVAPTTCFGPRLFSSKSKKERKNKNEMGNQVSPLPELIAEPTNARSMSFVGTHEYLAPEIIKGEGHGSAVDWWTFGIFLYELLFGKTPFKGSGNRATLFNVVGQPLRFPESPVVSFSARDLIKGLLVKEPQHRLAYKRGATEIKQHPFFEGLNWALIRCGSPPEIPKPVEIERIPIPTASTSEKSASAACPDQKYLEFDFF